A region of Geobacillus sp. 46C-IIa DNA encodes the following proteins:
- a CDS encoding IclR family transcriptional regulator, with protein sequence MPLIQAVDRALRILDLFDEYETELKITDISERMGLHKSTVHSLLKTLQHHHYIEQNPENGKYRLGMKLFERGNLVIRHLDIRSVSKKYLIDISIKTGSTVHLVILDGKEGIYIDKVEGTSGTVLYSRIGRRVPIHSSAVGKVLVAFKSDKELKELLNGYVYKRHTANTITSEEEFLKELERVRSSGYALDREENEPGIICAAVPIRDHSGNVIAAISISQPSAKVNDTVLNEEIHLLQSAAEQISTEMGYVQQGHLSV encoded by the coding sequence TTGCCATTGATTCAAGCAGTCGACCGTGCTCTCCGTATTTTAGATTTGTTTGATGAGTATGAGACAGAACTCAAAATTACCGATATTAGCGAACGCATGGGACTTCATAAAAGCACGGTGCATTCGTTGTTGAAAACGCTGCAGCACCACCATTATATTGAGCAAAATCCGGAGAACGGAAAATATCGGTTAGGAATGAAGCTGTTTGAGAGAGGAAACTTAGTCATTCGCCATCTCGATATCCGCTCCGTTTCCAAGAAATATTTAATTGACATTTCGATCAAAACAGGGAGCACAGTTCATCTTGTTATTTTAGATGGGAAAGAAGGCATTTATATCGATAAGGTAGAGGGAACGTCTGGGACGGTTTTGTACTCAAGAATCGGAAGGAGAGTTCCTATTCACAGCAGTGCGGTAGGGAAGGTGTTAGTTGCTTTCAAAAGTGATAAGGAACTTAAAGAACTTTTGAACGGCTATGTTTATAAACGCCATACCGCTAATACAATTACTAGTGAAGAGGAATTCCTGAAGGAACTCGAGCGAGTGCGGAGCAGCGGCTATGCTTTGGACAGAGAGGAAAATGAACCGGGAATCATTTGTGCCGCTGTTCCGATTCGTGATCATTCGGGGAATGTTATTGCAGCGATCAGCATATCCCAGCCCTCTGCTAAAGTGAATGACACCGTGCTAAACGAGGAAATTCATTTGCTGCAAAGCGCAGCGGAACAAATCTCGACAGAAATGGGATACGTCCAACAAGGCCATTTGTCGGTGTAA
- a CDS encoding TRAP transporter small permease has product MAATLALMCILVFGNVVLRYGFNSGITWSEEMSRFLFIWMSFFGAIGALKDNDHLGVDTLLRKLPPRAKQMVFVISNVIVLYVLYLLLDGSWKITLSSIGSRAPATGLPMAFIYGTGLVVSIGMGIIVLFHIYQALFRPGAIDELTKMKESEEELIAVAHSEETEAPQERKQGVVGGER; this is encoded by the coding sequence ATGGCGGCAACGCTTGCCCTCATGTGTATTTTAGTATTCGGCAACGTCGTGTTGCGCTATGGATTTAACTCCGGCATTACGTGGTCGGAAGAAATGTCTCGCTTCCTCTTTATTTGGATGTCGTTTTTCGGGGCCATTGGCGCCCTGAAGGACAACGACCATTTAGGCGTCGATACGCTGCTTAGGAAACTGCCGCCCCGCGCCAAGCAGATGGTTTTTGTTATCAGCAACGTCATTGTGCTTTACGTGCTCTACCTGCTTCTTGATGGGAGCTGGAAAATTACGCTTAGCAGCATCGGAAGCCGGGCCCCGGCGACTGGGCTGCCGATGGCGTTTATTTATGGAACCGGGCTTGTTGTGAGCATCGGCATGGGCATCATTGTCTTGTTTCATATCTATCAAGCTCTCTTTCGTCCGGGTGCGATTGATGAGCTGACGAAAATGAAAGAGTCGGAAGAAGAGCTCATCGCCGTTGCTCACAGTGAAGAAACAGAGGCGCCGCAGGAACGGAAACAGGGCGTCGTCGGAGGTGAGAGGTAG
- the gucD gene encoding alpha-ketoglutaric semialdehyde dehydrogenase GucD — protein MTVQTEIKTYLNYINGKWVSSASNNVEPSINPANRHDIVGYVQRSTLEDVNEAVAAAKQAQPSWWKRSGVERGEYLYKAAQILEQRLQDIAETMTREMGKTLAEAKAETMRGVHILRYYAGEGARKIGDVIPSSDSEGLLFTTRVPLGVVGVISPWNFPVAIPIWKMAPALVYGNTVVLKPASETAVTAAKVIECFHEAGFPEGVVNMVCGSGSVIGQGIANHPDVDGVTFTGSNTVGKQVGRAAFERGAKYQLEMGGKNPVIVAKDADLELAVEGTISGGLRSTGQKCTATSRVFIEREVYEAFKEKLLERVKQLKIGNGLDAETWMGPCASKSQFNTVLSYIEKGKAEGAKLIYGGNRCLEGELANGFYVEPTIFEDVDIQMTIAREEIFGPVLALIQVDSIEEAIQLANDTEYGLSASIYTKNIGNVLEFIKDIEAGLIKVNAETAGVEFQAPFGGMKQSSSHSREQGQAAIEFFTSIKTVFVKA, from the coding sequence ATGACAGTGCAAACGGAAATCAAAACGTATTTGAACTACATTAACGGCAAGTGGGTCAGTTCAGCGAGCAACAACGTAGAACCGAGCATCAATCCGGCGAATCGGCATGACATCGTCGGATATGTTCAACGTTCGACGCTGGAAGATGTCAACGAGGCGGTGGCCGCAGCGAAGCAGGCGCAACCATCATGGTGGAAACGGTCCGGCGTCGAGAGAGGAGAGTATTTGTATAAAGCGGCTCAAATTTTAGAACAACGCCTTCAGGATATTGCCGAAACGATGACAAGGGAAATGGGGAAAACGCTCGCGGAAGCGAAAGCGGAGACGATGAGAGGCGTCCATATACTGCGTTACTATGCGGGGGAAGGGGCGCGAAAAATCGGTGATGTGATCCCGTCGAGCGACAGCGAGGGGCTCCTGTTTACGACCCGCGTTCCACTCGGAGTCGTTGGGGTCATTTCGCCGTGGAATTTCCCCGTGGCGATTCCGATCTGGAAAATGGCGCCGGCGCTTGTGTATGGAAATACCGTCGTGCTCAAACCGGCCAGCGAAACGGCGGTGACAGCGGCGAAAGTGATCGAATGCTTCCATGAGGCCGGTTTCCCAGAAGGAGTCGTCAATATGGTGTGTGGTTCCGGATCGGTCATTGGCCAAGGGATCGCGAACCACCCGGATGTTGATGGCGTCACCTTTACCGGCTCGAACACGGTTGGGAAGCAAGTGGGGAGAGCGGCATTTGAACGCGGGGCCAAATACCAGCTCGAGATGGGCGGAAAGAACCCGGTCATTGTGGCCAAAGACGCCGATTTGGAACTGGCGGTCGAGGGAACGATCAGCGGCGGTTTGCGTTCGACGGGACAAAAATGTACAGCGACGAGCCGCGTCTTTATTGAGCGGGAAGTGTATGAGGCGTTTAAAGAAAAACTTCTCGAGCGGGTGAAACAGCTGAAAATTGGAAACGGACTGGACGCTGAAACATGGATGGGGCCGTGCGCGAGCAAATCGCAATTCAATACGGTTTTGTCCTATATTGAAAAAGGGAAGGCAGAAGGAGCCAAGCTCATTTACGGTGGAAACCGATGCCTCGAAGGAGAACTGGCCAACGGCTTTTATGTCGAGCCAACGATTTTTGAAGACGTCGATATCCAAATGACGATTGCCCGCGAAGAAATCTTCGGCCCTGTGCTGGCGTTGATTCAAGTGGACAGCATTGAAGAGGCCATTCAGCTTGCGAATGATACGGAGTACGGATTGAGCGCCTCGATTTATACGAAGAATATTGGGAATGTTTTGGAATTCATAAAAGACATTGAGGCAGGGTTGATCAAAGTGAACGCAGAAACGGCAGGAGTTGAGTTTCAAGCGCCGTTTGGCGGAATGAAGCAATCGAGCTCCCATTCACGGGAACAAGGGCAGGCGGCCATCGAGTTTTTCACATCGATTAAAACGGTATTTGTCAAAGCATAA
- a CDS encoding lactate racemase domain-containing protein, with protein MKMMNEMLKNIPIPKMVKVRQNFYAPEIPDVPEAVHQSINQAGVLGRISPGDHVAIAVGSRGIADIAMIVREVVSAVKRAGGNPFIVPAMGSHGGATAEGQKEVLAHLGVTEEFVKAPIRSSMDVVEVGRLENGLPVYIDKLAYEADKIIVVNRVKPHTAFRGPVESGLMKMITIGLGKQKGAEAAHQYSFKYMARHVVDMAKIVIERAPIIFGVAVLENAYDRPAKIVTVPAEQFETAEPELLIEAKSLMPRIMFNPIDVLVVDEIGKDISGDGMDPNITGRYATPYASGGPDVARIVVLGLSEKTDGNANGIGLADITTKKVKEQIIWEKGYANALTSTVVSVVKLPMFLETEELAVKAAIKTCNAFDIKKVRMVRIKNTLALREIWISESLLDEAHQTEGIEILSAPMEMDFSSEITWGEGDS; from the coding sequence ATGAAAATGATGAATGAGATGCTCAAAAATATTCCCATTCCGAAAATGGTAAAGGTAAGGCAAAACTTTTACGCCCCGGAAATTCCTGATGTCCCTGAGGCGGTCCATCAAAGCATCAACCAGGCTGGCGTTCTCGGGCGAATTTCCCCTGGCGACCACGTTGCCATCGCTGTCGGGAGCCGCGGCATCGCCGACATAGCAATGATTGTCCGGGAAGTCGTAAGTGCAGTAAAGCGAGCAGGCGGCAACCCGTTTATCGTACCGGCAATGGGAAGCCATGGCGGAGCGACGGCGGAAGGACAGAAAGAAGTGTTGGCTCATTTGGGGGTGACAGAAGAGTTTGTCAAGGCACCGATTCGTTCTAGCATGGATGTCGTTGAAGTCGGGAGGCTGGAAAACGGACTGCCGGTCTACATAGACAAATTGGCCTATGAGGCAGATAAAATTATCGTCGTTAATCGAGTAAAGCCTCATACGGCGTTTCGCGGACCGGTTGAAAGCGGATTGATGAAAATGATTACGATCGGCCTCGGAAAACAAAAAGGAGCGGAAGCGGCTCATCAGTACAGTTTCAAATACATGGCCCGTCATGTGGTGGACATGGCGAAAATTGTGATTGAACGGGCACCGATTATTTTTGGCGTCGCAGTGTTAGAGAATGCGTATGACCGTCCTGCCAAAATAGTAACGGTGCCAGCCGAGCAGTTTGAAACGGCAGAGCCTGAACTGCTCATTGAGGCAAAGTCGCTCATGCCGAGAATTATGTTTAACCCGATTGATGTGCTTGTCGTCGATGAAATCGGAAAGGATATTTCCGGGGATGGAATGGATCCAAACATTACGGGTCGGTATGCGACCCCTTATGCAAGCGGCGGTCCGGATGTTGCACGGATCGTCGTGTTAGGGCTGTCGGAAAAAACAGATGGCAATGCCAATGGAATTGGCTTAGCCGATATAACAACGAAAAAAGTAAAAGAACAAATTATCTGGGAAAAAGGGTATGCAAATGCTCTGACAAGCACTGTCGTCTCTGTCGTTAAACTGCCTATGTTTTTAGAAACAGAAGAGCTGGCGGTGAAAGCGGCGATTAAAACATGCAATGCTTTTGATATCAAAAAAGTAAGAATGGTCAGAATCAAAAATACGTTGGCGCTTAGGGAGATTTGGATTTCCGAAAGTCTTTTAGATGAGGCGCACCAAACGGAGGGGATTGAGATTTTATCAGCGCCAATGGAGATGGATTTTTCAAGTGAAATAACATGGGGTGAGGGGGATTCGTAA
- a CDS encoding TRAP transporter substrate-binding protein, with translation MKKRIVLRKMMAGCVAIGLLFLTACSPETTQGGDAAKGEAKGIQQRVIKAGIGLNEDHPQGQGLLKFKEIVEEKSGGKMKVQTYFSATLGDDLKMTEALQAGTQEITIPSTSPLVGMIKEFGIFDFPFLFNTAEEADAILDGPIGKKLLEKLPKHGLIGLGYWENGFRHVTNNKRAIETADDFKGLKLRTMQNEVHIDAFKALGANPTPMPFSEVFTALESHTIDGQENPLATIKSNKFYEVQKHLSLTKHVYTPFVFLVSKKFWDTLSPEEQKILQDAAIEAGKYQRQLSREEDQKALDELKKTGVKINEVSDQERQKMAEIIRPVVEKYAKEFGEDLVNELYSELDKIRQ, from the coding sequence ATGAAAAAGAGGATTGTACTCAGAAAGATGATGGCTGGCTGTGTGGCTATAGGCTTGCTTTTCCTAACTGCCTGCAGCCCGGAAACGACCCAGGGGGGAGATGCAGCTAAAGGCGAGGCGAAGGGGATTCAGCAACGGGTGATTAAAGCAGGCATTGGCTTAAACGAAGATCACCCTCAGGGACAAGGGTTGCTTAAATTCAAAGAAATTGTGGAAGAAAAAAGCGGCGGAAAAATGAAAGTCCAAACGTACTTTAGTGCCACTTTGGGCGATGATTTAAAAATGACCGAAGCGCTTCAAGCCGGCACGCAAGAAATTACGATTCCTTCGACTTCGCCGCTCGTTGGGATGATTAAGGAATTTGGCATTTTCGATTTTCCGTTTCTCTTTAATACGGCCGAAGAAGCGGATGCCATTTTAGACGGGCCGATAGGCAAAAAACTGTTGGAGAAGCTGCCGAAACACGGGCTGATAGGGCTTGGCTATTGGGAAAACGGATTTCGTCATGTAACGAATAACAAACGTGCCATCGAGACAGCGGATGACTTTAAAGGACTGAAATTACGGACGATGCAAAACGAAGTGCATATTGATGCATTTAAAGCGCTTGGCGCCAATCCGACGCCAATGCCTTTCTCGGAAGTGTTCACCGCACTGGAAAGCCATACGATTGATGGCCAAGAAAATCCGTTGGCGACGATTAAGTCGAACAAGTTTTACGAAGTGCAAAAACATTTAAGCTTGACCAAACATGTTTATACCCCGTTTGTGTTCCTTGTCAGCAAGAAGTTCTGGGATACGCTGTCACCTGAAGAACAAAAGATTTTGCAAGATGCTGCGATCGAAGCCGGGAAATATCAACGGCAGCTGAGCCGTGAAGAGGATCAAAAGGCATTGGATGAGTTGAAGAAGACCGGCGTGAAAATTAATGAAGTCAGCGATCAAGAACGCCAAAAAATGGCTGAGATCATTCGACCTGTCGTTGAAAAATATGCGAAAGAATTCGGCGAAGATCTTGTAAACGAACTATATAGTGAGTTGGATAAAATCCGTCAGTGA
- a CDS encoding dihydroxy-acid dehydratase — protein sequence MPAVVYPRIESQVNPYRDNVQGKANEPICVAGLLDRSKQILSSELKGVQPDWTLEEIYDRLHHNAPRIAIIGGSPDHPAHIMDFQTIARAAIRIWQNGGVPFQFSTPVMCDGTAQSNQGMSYSLQSRNAVAQMIVNQLEAHSYHGAFVIQGCDKQPLGVVSALAHLDRVRRERGEAPFFATFAPAHVLKGGTIPPKLYAELEEVAHRAELAGEGDIAYDLRDALSYILQCSSNTAFQGVLERARGKGIITKEQHEDYEKRLAVATCDSQGGVCAFNGTGNSSRHLIAGLGLIHPALELLAAPPTQEQINAALDSLAHVMNDPVYGVANIMAANIKNAIRIHSATGGSTNIMMHIVAAMLYGGYRFDLWEYDNIHHEVPVPDLFDYSLTEGRDIFALAIQCCSGKIRGMETVFHELMSNGVPMDIDAPTVTGTTWRERLAANQAQLSAGNVENNPIILSKPRRPFSGVDVLSGNFFESAVVKISGMSTKQIDEFDKKIAFVLYYENEDEANEGLLDVHLLEKLKRSRCFHHQSLIAALKHNTPHLFEEWNHREYDDLFDAMAKEGALKIAVVIAGQGPEAFGMPEMFTPMQHINANRQLKRIATLISDGRYSGVTYGAAIGHMTPEAIRGGGILYLKTGDLLYIGLRERKIEFVNEGAFQHGKLVFEFERVKQERAEIANQRIANMRQRQRRIAASNRLIGHTDAAHGVVPLHIAEEAVYDYKKDIILPTVKKS from the coding sequence ATGCCGGCGGTTGTTTATCCACGTATTGAAAGCCAGGTCAACCCATATCGCGATAATGTCCAAGGGAAGGCCAATGAGCCGATATGTGTAGCTGGGTTGCTCGATCGTTCAAAACAAATTTTAAGTTCCGAGTTAAAAGGGGTGCAGCCAGACTGGACGTTAGAGGAAATCTACGATCGGCTGCACCATAACGCTCCCCGGATTGCGATTATAGGGGGATCGCCGGATCATCCTGCGCATATCATGGATTTTCAAACGATTGCCCGGGCAGCCATTCGGATTTGGCAAAACGGGGGAGTGCCGTTTCAGTTTTCGACACCGGTCATGTGCGACGGAACGGCGCAGAGCAACCAAGGAATGAGCTACTCGCTGCAAAGCCGCAATGCGGTGGCGCAAATGATCGTGAACCAGCTGGAAGCTCACAGCTACCACGGCGCTTTTGTCATTCAAGGGTGCGACAAGCAGCCGCTCGGTGTGGTCAGCGCTTTGGCGCATCTTGACCGTGTTCGCCGCGAGCGGGGAGAGGCGCCTTTCTTCGCCACCTTTGCGCCGGCGCATGTATTAAAAGGTGGAACCATTCCTCCCAAGCTGTATGCCGAACTGGAGGAAGTCGCCCATCGGGCGGAGTTAGCCGGAGAAGGAGACATCGCATACGATTTGCGGGATGCACTGTCATATATTTTGCAATGTTCTTCTAACACGGCGTTTCAAGGGGTGCTTGAGCGGGCGAGAGGAAAAGGAATCATTACAAAAGAGCAGCACGAAGACTATGAAAAACGGTTGGCCGTAGCGACATGCGACAGCCAAGGCGGCGTTTGCGCCTTTAACGGAACCGGCAACAGCTCTCGTCATTTGATTGCCGGATTAGGCTTGATTCACCCTGCTTTGGAACTGTTGGCGGCCCCGCCGACACAAGAACAGATTAACGCGGCCCTCGACAGTCTAGCTCATGTAATGAATGACCCAGTGTATGGAGTGGCCAATATTATGGCAGCCAACATTAAAAACGCGATTCGCATTCATAGCGCCACCGGCGGATCAACGAACATTATGATGCATATTGTTGCGGCTATGCTTTATGGGGGATATCGGTTCGATTTGTGGGAGTACGACAACATCCACCATGAAGTGCCGGTTCCTGATTTGTTTGACTACAGTTTAACCGAAGGAAGAGATATTTTCGCGCTCGCGATTCAATGTTGCAGCGGGAAAATAAGGGGAATGGAAACCGTATTTCATGAATTAATGAGCAATGGGGTGCCGATGGATATCGATGCCCCAACCGTCACCGGGACGACTTGGCGGGAAAGACTGGCCGCCAACCAAGCGCAGTTGTCAGCGGGGAACGTCGAAAACAACCCAATCATTTTGTCCAAACCGAGACGGCCGTTCAGCGGCGTCGACGTTCTATCGGGGAACTTTTTTGAAAGTGCGGTCGTGAAAATCAGCGGCATGTCGACAAAACAAATCGATGAATTTGATAAGAAAATTGCTTTTGTCCTATATTACGAAAACGAGGACGAGGCCAATGAAGGATTGCTTGATGTTCACTTGCTTGAGAAGTTGAAACGGAGTCGTTGTTTCCATCACCAAAGCTTGATCGCTGCATTGAAGCATAACACCCCGCACTTGTTTGAGGAATGGAACCACCGTGAATATGATGACTTATTTGATGCCATGGCGAAAGAAGGGGCGTTGAAAATTGCAGTGGTCATCGCTGGCCAAGGACCGGAAGCGTTCGGCATGCCAGAAATGTTCACCCCGATGCAGCATATTAATGCGAACCGCCAGTTAAAACGAATCGCAACGCTGATCAGCGACGGACGTTATTCCGGTGTCACATACGGGGCAGCCATCGGGCATATGACTCCTGAAGCCATTCGCGGTGGAGGGATTCTGTACTTAAAAACAGGAGATCTTCTATATATTGGCCTTCGCGAGCGGAAAATCGAATTCGTCAATGAAGGGGCGTTCCAACATGGGAAACTAGTTTTCGAGTTTGAAAGGGTAAAACAGGAGAGAGCGGAAATCGCCAACCAACGCATAGCCAACATGCGTCAACGTCAACGGCGCATTGCGGCAAGCAACCGGCTAATCGGGCATACGGACGCTGCCCATGGGGTTGTCCCGCTCCATATTGCCGAAGAGGCGGTATATGATTACAAAAAGGATATCATTCTTCCGACAGTGAAAAAATCGTAA
- a CDS encoding TRAP transporter large permease subunit, which produces MALVVFVGSLLGVMALGMPIAFALLVSGVALMFYLNIFDTQIIAQNLISGADSFPLMAIPFFILAGELMNAGGISRRIIRFALALVGHIRGGLGYVAIIASILFAGLSGSAVADTAALGAILIPMMVKAGYNRNRSTGLIAAGGIIAPIIPPSIPMILFGVTSGVSITKLFMAGIVPGILLGITLAVCWWWVTRKDQVDVLPRQSAKDIWRATREAFWALLLPAIIVGGLRGGVFTPTEAAVVAAFYALFVGLCIYRELKVRDLFHVLVAASKTTSVVMFLVAAAMVSAWLITVANIPAIVTDVLAPFIDHPLMLLLAINALVLLVGTAMDLTPTVLILTPVLMPIIEKAGIDPVYFGVLFILNNCIGLLTPPVGTVLNVACGVGKIGMEDIMKGIWPFLLAEVLVLLLLILFPSLVTVPLGWFVGN; this is translated from the coding sequence ATGGCGTTGGTGGTGTTTGTCGGATCGCTGCTTGGTGTGATGGCGCTTGGGATGCCGATCGCGTTCGCGCTGCTTGTGAGCGGGGTCGCTCTCATGTTTTACTTAAATATTTTTGATACGCAAATCATCGCGCAAAATTTAATCAGCGGGGCGGACAGCTTTCCATTGATGGCCATTCCGTTCTTTATTCTCGCTGGGGAGCTGATGAACGCCGGGGGCATTTCAAGGCGGATCATCCGCTTTGCCTTGGCGCTTGTCGGCCACATCCGCGGCGGGCTGGGGTATGTCGCCATTATCGCCAGCATTTTGTTTGCCGGCCTGTCTGGTTCAGCGGTGGCTGATACAGCGGCGCTCGGGGCGATTCTCATCCCGATGATGGTCAAAGCTGGATACAACCGCAACCGTTCGACGGGTCTCATTGCCGCAGGCGGCATCATTGCTCCGATCATTCCGCCGAGCATTCCGATGATTCTTTTCGGGGTCACAAGCGGGGTGTCGATCACGAAACTGTTTATGGCCGGCATCGTTCCGGGCATTTTGCTTGGAATCACGTTGGCGGTTTGCTGGTGGTGGGTGACTCGAAAAGATCAAGTGGACGTCCTTCCACGCCAGTCGGCGAAAGACATTTGGCGGGCGACCCGCGAGGCGTTTTGGGCGCTGTTGTTGCCAGCGATTATTGTCGGTGGGCTGCGCGGAGGAGTGTTTACGCCGACGGAGGCCGCGGTGGTGGCCGCGTTTTACGCCTTGTTTGTCGGTTTGTGCATTTACCGCGAACTAAAAGTCCGCGATTTGTTCCACGTGCTCGTGGCGGCGTCGAAAACGACGAGTGTCGTCATGTTTTTGGTGGCGGCGGCCATGGTGTCCGCATGGTTGATCACTGTCGCCAACATTCCGGCCATTGTCACGGATGTGCTGGCGCCGTTTATAGATCATCCGTTGATGCTTTTGTTGGCCATTAATGCATTGGTGCTGTTGGTCGGGACGGCGATGGATTTGACGCCGACGGTGCTCATCTTGACTCCGGTGTTAATGCCCATTATTGAAAAAGCAGGGATCGATCCGGTGTACTTCGGGGTGCTGTTTATTCTAAACAACTGCATCGGGCTGCTCACCCCGCCGGTCGGCACGGTGCTAAACGTCGCTTGCGGAGTCGGGAAAATCGGGATGGAAGACATCATGAAAGGGATTTGGCCGTTCTTATTGGCGGAAGTGTTGGTTTTGTTGCTGCTGATTTTGTTTCCGTCCCTTGTCACCGTGCCGCTTGGGTGGTTTGTGGGCAATTGA
- a CDS encoding fumarylacetoacetate hydrolase family protein, translating into MRVIRYVEDSRVVLAAVTDDNAVHLLPFTDFIDVVREAKHHQMSTFRYIQTFISGKQGIEKEMAELNLLVPIVAPEVWASGVTYEKSREARNYETSEKIAGQETCYDRVYNAERPEIFFKSTAARTVGPNDPIYLRSDSNWQIPEPELGLVMTREGEIVGYTIGNDMSCRDIEGENPLYLPQAKIWKHSCAIGPAIRLAETVEDPYNLSIICRIYRNDQLVVEESANTRQLKRRYDELVSFLTRDNEVFDGTVLLTGTCIVPPNQFTLQDGDRIEIEIPSIGVLSNPVKSLAQQAIVNK; encoded by the coding sequence ATGAGAGTGATTCGCTATGTAGAAGATTCACGTGTTGTATTGGCTGCGGTGACGGATGACAACGCCGTGCATCTACTTCCGTTTACGGATTTCATCGATGTGGTCCGCGAGGCCAAACATCACCAAATGTCTACTTTTCGCTACATCCAAACATTCATTAGTGGGAAACAAGGGATTGAAAAAGAGATGGCCGAGCTGAATCTGCTCGTTCCAATTGTCGCCCCTGAGGTATGGGCTTCGGGAGTCACCTATGAAAAAAGCCGTGAGGCAAGGAACTATGAAACGTCCGAAAAAATAGCTGGTCAAGAGACGTGTTACGATCGGGTATACAATGCGGAAAGGCCGGAGATCTTTTTTAAGTCCACCGCGGCCCGAACGGTCGGCCCGAACGACCCCATTTATTTGCGGAGCGATTCGAACTGGCAAATTCCTGAGCCTGAGTTAGGGCTGGTGATGACAAGGGAAGGCGAAATTGTCGGGTATACGATCGGAAACGACATGAGCTGCCGGGACATCGAGGGGGAAAACCCGCTGTATTTGCCGCAGGCGAAAATATGGAAACATTCATGCGCCATTGGACCTGCCATCCGCCTTGCGGAGACGGTGGAAGATCCGTACAACTTGTCAATCATTTGCCGCATCTATCGCAATGATCAGCTCGTTGTGGAAGAAAGCGCCAATACAAGACAATTGAAACGAAGATACGATGAGTTAGTCTCTTTCTTGACTCGCGACAATGAAGTGTTTGACGGAACTGTCTTGTTAACGGGAACATGCATTGTTCCGCCTAACCAGTTCACCCTGCAAGATGGGGATCGAATTGAAATTGAGATCCCTAGTATTGGGGTGTTGTCCAATCCGGTCAAATCGTTGGCCCAGCAAGCGATTGTTAATAAATGA
- a CDS encoding TRAP transporter substrate-binding protein: protein MKRMAIFSLFFALLFVLLSGCGSSETNSSSGNGKSGGARVIKVANYFAETHPQNVALREKFKKIVEEKSNGSLKVEIYPNSALGAEQEFYNGVRNGTIEMGIPGLIMQNDIPKMGVPEWPFLFKDFEHVKKVLNGPVGKEITAELETKHGVVPLAWSANGFRMFSSNRTIDSIDDFKGLRLRMPNIPNYITIGKLLGANVTPLPISEVFTALEQKVVDGQDNPIATLRASGWYEVQTDVLESKHMFSPNVYVVNKKFWDSLTDEQRKIIQGAAKEAANYEFELMEKSYEEDKKFLQEHGIKFTTPSSEFEKQMEEAVQPLYDELFKKYDWAEDLYKRIKAEAK from the coding sequence TCTCTCTATTTTTCGCTTTACTGTTTGTGCTGCTCTCAGGCTGCGGAAGTTCAGAAACAAATTCGTCATCCGGAAACGGAAAATCAGGTGGAGCTAGGGTGATCAAAGTAGCCAACTATTTTGCCGAAACCCACCCACAAAATGTCGCCTTGCGTGAAAAGTTTAAAAAAATAGTTGAGGAAAAATCCAACGGAAGCCTCAAAGTTGAGATTTACCCTAACAGCGCTTTAGGGGCAGAGCAGGAGTTTTACAATGGTGTTCGCAATGGCACGATTGAAATGGGGATTCCGGGATTGATTATGCAAAATGATATACCGAAAATGGGGGTTCCAGAATGGCCGTTCTTATTTAAAGATTTTGAACATGTAAAGAAAGTGCTGAACGGCCCGGTCGGAAAGGAAATCACTGCAGAGCTGGAGACAAAACATGGCGTTGTTCCGCTCGCGTGGAGTGCAAACGGATTCCGGATGTTTTCATCTAATAGAACGATTGACTCAATCGATGATTTTAAAGGATTACGCCTGCGAATGCCAAACATCCCGAATTATATTACGATTGGGAAACTTCTAGGAGCAAACGTCACCCCGCTGCCGATTTCGGAGGTTTTCACCGCCTTAGAGCAAAAGGTAGTAGATGGACAGGATAATCCAATCGCTACATTACGAGCCTCGGGTTGGTATGAAGTCCAAACAGATGTATTAGAGTCGAAGCATATGTTTAGCCCGAATGTGTATGTGGTCAATAAAAAGTTTTGGGATAGTCTGACCGACGAGCAACGGAAAATCATTCAAGGAGCAGCCAAAGAGGCGGCAAATTATGAATTTGAGTTGATGGAAAAAAGCTACGAAGAAGATAAGAAGTTTTTGCAAGAGCATGGCATTAAATTCACGACCCCTAGTAGCGAATTCGAGAAACAAATGGAAGAGGCCGTACAACCGCTGTATGATGAGTTGTTCAAGAAGTACGATTGGGCTGAAGATTTATATAAGAGAATTAAAGCAGAGGCGAAATAA